Proteins from a genomic interval of Niabella soli DSM 19437:
- a CDS encoding VOC family protein produces the protein MKKIHLLLLLILLSAMKLNAQEKNNAAVLANHQAIYVVDLKKAANFYASIIGLQQVEEPFKIGKHAWFKTGPHTTLHIILGADKPKEYFKNNHMCFSVRSLDDFIAKLDKNHVSYEDVKGQKSAVTTRVDGVKQIWLQDPDNYWIEINNDPSVFQ, from the coding sequence ATGAAAAAAATTCATTTATTACTTCTTTTGATTTTATTGTCCGCCATGAAGCTGAACGCCCAGGAAAAAAATAATGCCGCGGTGCTTGCCAATCATCAGGCCATTTACGTTGTAGACCTGAAGAAGGCTGCCAACTTTTACGCCTCCATCATCGGTTTGCAGCAGGTAGAGGAGCCTTTCAAGATAGGAAAGCACGCCTGGTTCAAGACCGGTCCGCATACAACCCTCCATATCATTCTTGGTGCTGATAAACCGAAGGAATATTTTAAGAACAATCACATGTGCTTTAGCGTTCGCTCATTAGATGACTTTATTGCCAAGCTGGATAAGAATCACGTTAGCTATGAAGATGTAAAAGGACAAAAAAGCGCCGTTACTACCCGTGTGGATGGCGTAAAACAAATATGGCTGCAAGACCCCGATAATTACTGGATAGAGATCAATAACGATCCGTCGGTGTTTCAATAG
- a CDS encoding D-alanine--D-alanine ligase: MERKKNIALVTGGLSGESVISYKSAATIDKHLDRQRYNVFIIDINPDGWFYTDSLGNKTRVSKDDFTIWESDQKVQFDAVLLGMHGTPGEDGKLQGYFDMLKIPYTGCDATTSAITFNKRYTVAVAKMAGIDVANSLHLFAHTPVTAATVLEQLKLPLFVKPNNGGSSIGMSKVAKAEELEAAIAKAFKEDAQVLVEEMITGREFTVGVYQSKGRITVLPLTEVKAHADKAFFDFEAKYEGKSSEITPAVVEEAIAEKVRAAAKKVYEVFNCRGVIRIDFIYNEVAGRPFMLEVNTIPGQSAASIVPQQVAAAGGNLTDFYSLLVDECFA; this comes from the coding sequence ATGGAGCGAAAAAAGAACATTGCATTGGTAACAGGTGGCTTATCGGGAGAATCTGTTATTTCGTATAAGAGTGCGGCCACGATAGATAAGCACCTGGACCGGCAGCGGTATAATGTGTTTATTATTGATATTAACCCGGACGGATGGTTTTATACCGACAGTCTGGGCAATAAAACCAGGGTAAGTAAAGATGATTTTACTATTTGGGAAAGTGATCAGAAAGTGCAATTTGATGCAGTGCTCCTGGGGATGCATGGCACCCCGGGTGAGGATGGAAAACTGCAGGGATATTTTGATATGCTGAAGATTCCCTACACGGGTTGCGATGCCACCACTTCTGCAATTACCTTTAATAAACGTTATACGGTTGCGGTGGCAAAAATGGCGGGGATCGATGTGGCCAACTCCCTGCATTTGTTTGCCCATACGCCCGTGACGGCAGCAACAGTACTGGAACAATTAAAGCTTCCCTTATTTGTGAAGCCCAATAACGGCGGTTCCAGCATTGGCATGAGCAAGGTAGCAAAAGCAGAAGAACTGGAAGCGGCCATAGCGAAAGCATTTAAAGAAGATGCGCAGGTGTTGGTAGAAGAAATGATCACCGGCCGTGAATTTACCGTGGGGGTGTACCAATCGAAGGGCCGGATAACCGTTTTGCCGCTGACGGAGGTAAAGGCCCATGCTGATAAAGCCTTTTTTGACTTTGAAGCTAAGTATGAAGGGAAGTCATCCGAAATTACGCCTGCAGTGGTGGAGGAAGCTATAGCAGAAAAAGTACGCGCTGCTGCAAAGAAAGTGTACGAGGTATTTAATTGCCGCGGGGTGATCCGGATTGATTTTATTTATAATGAAGTTGCCGGCAGGCCTTTTATGTTGGAAGTAAATACGATCCCGGGGCAAAGTGCCGCAAGTATTGTGCCTCAGCAGGTAGCAGCCGCAGGGGGAAATCTCACAGATTTTTATTCTTTATTAGTGGATGAATGTTTTGCTTAA
- a CDS encoding CoA-binding protein, translated as MNKKTIVLGASENPERYSNMAVKRLRAHDHAVVAIGKKEGKVGDVFIQNKKTDEKEVDTISVYLNRENQKEYESYILNLHPKRIIFNPGAENEQLAAKAREQGIQPLEACTLVLLSTNQF; from the coding sequence ATGAATAAAAAAACGATCGTATTAGGCGCTTCAGAGAATCCCGAACGGTATAGCAATATGGCGGTGAAACGGCTGCGGGCGCACGACCATGCAGTAGTCGCTATTGGAAAAAAAGAAGGGAAGGTCGGCGATGTGTTCATTCAAAATAAAAAAACGGATGAGAAAGAGGTAGACACCATATCCGTTTATCTTAATCGTGAAAACCAAAAAGAATATGAATCTTATATACTGAACCTGCATCCTAAGCGGATTATTTTCAACCCTGGCGCAGAAAACGAACAACTGGCTGCAAAGGCCCGGGAACAGGGCATTCAACCTTTGGAGGCCTGCACTTTAGTGTTATTATCTACAAACCAATTTTAA
- a CDS encoding Lnb N-terminal periplasmic domain-containing protein has protein sequence MVSALRHGFLLFLIGILFRAHAQPQPEQRNVANNRLRISILTCAVGEELYASFGHTAVRIIDSTAGTDIVYNYGTFDFNDPDFYTRFTLGKLLYFLDKEDFQDFIQSYRYESRGVAEQVLQLTLTEKEKVRQFLETNLLPENRSYRYDFLFDNCATRVRDIFPKVLGPAFSFGPVLGNTTVSYRSVIDQYLENKHWERLGIDLVLGSPVDKQMTERTALFLPDYLCKAFQGASYKGAPFATTQQLLPGKTRKVAAAINVPFIVFSVFFLLLGLSFLSPRLKTVKKLFCSLVLIATGLLGLQLLFMWLVTDHQSCKNNWNVLWAIPFNIAVPFFIKKQYRFLRGYALFGILLLMAAIIVHSCGIQKMPFSEIMPLLLGLLLVYGHLYIRQKPAPYEKGASNFLQP, from the coding sequence ATGGTGAGTGCGTTACGACATGGATTTCTGCTTTTCCTGATTGGTATTTTATTCCGGGCGCATGCTCAACCGCAGCCGGAGCAAAGGAACGTTGCCAATAACCGGCTGCGTATCAGTATTCTTACCTGTGCTGTTGGGGAGGAACTGTATGCCTCGTTTGGGCACACAGCCGTGCGCATTATTGATTCAACTGCCGGAACCGACATCGTTTATAATTACGGAACTTTTGATTTTAATGATCCAGATTTTTACACCAGGTTTACGTTAGGGAAACTGTTGTATTTCCTGGACAAAGAGGATTTTCAGGACTTTATCCAAAGCTACCGCTATGAATCGCGTGGGGTTGCAGAACAGGTGTTGCAATTGACGCTTACCGAAAAAGAAAAGGTCCGGCAGTTTTTAGAAACGAACCTTTTGCCTGAAAACAGATCTTACCGGTATGATTTTCTTTTTGATAATTGTGCTACGCGGGTACGCGATATTTTCCCAAAGGTGCTGGGGCCTGCATTTTCGTTCGGCCCGGTATTAGGAAATACAACTGTTTCGTACCGAAGCGTTATTGATCAATACCTTGAAAATAAACATTGGGAGCGGTTGGGTATCGATCTTGTTTTGGGAAGTCCTGTGGATAAACAGATGACAGAACGCACGGCGCTTTTTTTACCGGATTATTTATGTAAAGCCTTTCAGGGGGCCAGTTACAAGGGAGCACCCTTCGCAACCACGCAGCAGCTTTTGCCCGGAAAAACGAGGAAGGTTGCGGCTGCGATCAATGTACCGTTCATAGTGTTTTCTGTTTTTTTTCTTTTATTGGGCTTAAGCTTTTTATCGCCCCGCTTAAAAACAGTAAAAAAGCTGTTTTGTTCCCTGGTACTGATCGCAACCGGCTTGCTTGGCTTACAGTTGTTGTTTATGTGGCTGGTAACCGATCATCAGTCTTGTAAAAATAACTGGAACGTATTGTGGGCAATACCATTCAATATAGCCGTGCCCTTTTTCATAAAAAAACAATACCGGTTTTTAAGGGGGTATGCTCTTTTTGGAATACTATTGCTGATGGCAGCCATTATTGTTCATAGTTGCGGCATTCAGAAAATGCCTTTCTCAGAAATAATGCCGCTGTTGTTAGGTCTGTTGCTGGTGTATGGGCATCTTTATATAAGACAAAAACCAGCTCCATATGAGAAAGGAGCATCAAATTTCCTGCAGCCTTAA
- a CDS encoding pyruvate dehydrogenase complex dihydrolipoamide acetyltransferase, with product MAEKILMPRLSDTMTEGVIADWHKKVGDPVKKGDLLAEIETDKATMELESYKDGVILYLGGPKGSKLQVDDLLAIVGEAGEDVSGLVGGNGGAAKTETKTEAAPEATASQTVAPSKTEAAPTVDVSKMEEVVLMPRLSDTMTEGVIASWAKNIGDPVKKGDLLAEIETDKATMELESYKNGTLLYQGAQKGEKIQVNDLLCIIGDAANVDVNAIVAAVKGGGAVAAPAAAEQPAAQQAAPAVAAEPAAVQTDTSGDGRVKASPLAKKMAADKGIDLSLVQGTGDNGRIIKSDIDNYKPGTAPAPAAAQSAAQPVVAAPAGQVSFEEVPVSQMRKVIAKRLAESKYSAPHFYVTMQIDMDNAVTSRAKINETSPVKISFNDFVLKACAVALRKHPAINSSWLGDKIRVNHHVNIGVAVAIEDGLLVPVVRFADAKSLSQIATEVKDYAKKAKDKKLQPSDWEGSTFTISNLGMFGVDEFTAIINPPDACILAIGGISQVPVVKNGAVVPGNIMKVTLSCDHRVVDGAKGAAFLQTLKELLEEPLRMLV from the coding sequence ATGGCAGAGAAGATATTAATGCCCCGTTTGAGCGATACAATGACAGAAGGTGTAATTGCAGACTGGCATAAGAAAGTGGGTGATCCCGTTAAAAAGGGCGATTTATTGGCGGAAATTGAAACCGATAAAGCCACCATGGAGCTGGAAAGCTATAAGGATGGCGTTATCCTGTACCTGGGCGGCCCCAAAGGCTCCAAACTCCAGGTGGATGACCTTTTGGCGATCGTAGGTGAAGCGGGGGAAGATGTTTCCGGGTTAGTAGGCGGAAACGGGGGCGCTGCCAAAACTGAAACAAAAACCGAAGCGGCTCCGGAAGCTACTGCTTCCCAAACTGTAGCTCCTTCAAAAACAGAAGCAGCGCCAACTGTGGATGTGTCCAAGATGGAAGAAGTGGTTTTAATGCCCCGTTTGAGCGATACCATGACAGAAGGTGTTATTGCAAGCTGGGCCAAAAATATTGGTGATCCGGTTAAAAAAGGCGACCTGTTGGCGGAGATCGAAACCGATAAGGCCACTATGGAGCTGGAAAGCTATAAGAATGGTACCTTATTGTACCAGGGGGCGCAAAAAGGCGAAAAGATCCAGGTGAACGACCTGCTTTGTATTATTGGCGATGCTGCCAACGTTGATGTGAATGCCATTGTTGCGGCTGTAAAAGGTGGCGGGGCTGTAGCGGCACCTGCGGCGGCAGAACAGCCTGCTGCACAACAGGCAGCTCCTGCGGTAGCGGCGGAGCCCGCGGCAGTACAGACAGATACGTCGGGGGATGGCCGCGTGAAAGCCTCTCCGCTGGCCAAAAAAATGGCGGCGGATAAAGGGATTGATCTGAGCCTGGTGCAGGGAACAGGCGACAACGGGCGCATCATAAAATCAGATATCGATAACTATAAGCCGGGCACCGCTCCAGCACCGGCGGCCGCTCAAAGCGCTGCGCAGCCCGTAGTTGCAGCACCTGCCGGACAGGTGAGTTTTGAAGAAGTTCCGGTTTCCCAGATGCGTAAGGTGATCGCCAAACGACTGGCGGAAAGTAAATATTCGGCGCCGCATTTTTATGTAACGATGCAGATCGACATGGATAATGCCGTGACGAGTCGCGCTAAGATCAACGAAACCAGCCCTGTAAAAATTTCCTTTAATGACTTTGTTCTAAAGGCATGTGCGGTGGCATTGAGAAAACATCCGGCTATTAACAGTAGTTGGCTGGGAGATAAGATCCGTGTTAATCACCATGTGAATATCGGTGTGGCTGTAGCAATAGAAGATGGCCTGCTGGTGCCGGTAGTGCGTTTCGCTGATGCAAAATCATTGTCTCAGATTGCAACAGAGGTAAAAGACTACGCCAAAAAGGCAAAAGATAAGAAACTGCAACCTTCAGATTGGGAAGGAAGCACTTTTACGATCTCCAACCTGGGAATGTTTGGGGTAGATGAATTTACCGCCATTATTAACCCTCCTGATGCCTGTATCCTGGCAATAGGAGGCATCTCACAAGTGCCTGTTGTTAAAAATGGCGCAGTTGTTCCGGGAAATATTATGAAGGTTACTTTAAGCTGCGATCACCGCGTGGTGGACGGCGCTAAAGGAGCTGCCTTCCTGCAAACGTTGAAAGAATTGTTGGAAGAACCGCTGCGGATGTTGGTGTAA
- a CDS encoding beta-ketoacyl-ACP synthase III, protein MSNKITAAITAVGGYVPEDKLTNQDLEKMVDTTDEWIRTRTGIEERRILRGEGKGISEMIVPAVKQLLEKRGIDASEIDCLIVGTVTPDMVFPATANIVCDKIGAKNAWGFDVSAACSGFLYTLTLGSSLIESGRYKKVVVVGADKMSAIIDYTDRATCIIFGDGAGAVLLEPAENGFGIKDSLLRSDGSGAQYLKMKAGGSMYPASAETVAAKEHFAFQEGKTVFKFAVTGMANISAELLEKNNLTGNDIAWLVPHQANLRIIDATAERMGLPKEKVMINIQRFGNTTAATIPLCLWEWEPQLKKGDKLVLAAFGGGFTWGATLVEWAYDPK, encoded by the coding sequence ATGAGCAATAAAATTACCGCAGCCATCACAGCCGTTGGCGGATATGTTCCCGAAGATAAGTTAACAAACCAGGACCTGGAGAAAATGGTAGATACTACTGACGAGTGGATCCGTACAAGAACAGGAATTGAGGAGCGCAGAATATTACGTGGCGAAGGAAAGGGCATATCTGAAATGATTGTACCGGCGGTAAAACAGTTGCTCGAAAAACGCGGTATTGATGCATCTGAAATTGACTGTTTGATTGTGGGCACCGTTACCCCCGATATGGTGTTCCCTGCCACCGCAAATATTGTTTGCGATAAGATAGGGGCAAAAAATGCCTGGGGTTTTGACGTATCAGCAGCATGCTCGGGGTTTCTTTATACGCTGACCTTAGGTTCAAGTTTAATTGAAAGCGGCCGTTATAAAAAAGTAGTGGTGGTGGGAGCGGATAAGATGAGCGCCATTATTGATTATACAGACCGTGCCACCTGCATTATTTTTGGCGATGGGGCCGGCGCAGTCTTGCTGGAACCCGCTGAAAACGGCTTTGGCATAAAAGATAGTCTTCTGAGAAGTGATGGCAGCGGTGCACAATATCTGAAAATGAAAGCAGGCGGTTCTATGTATCCCGCCTCTGCGGAAACCGTTGCAGCAAAAGAACATTTTGCTTTCCAGGAAGGCAAAACCGTTTTTAAATTTGCAGTTACCGGCATGGCGAATATAAGCGCTGAATTATTGGAAAAAAATAATCTGACCGGCAACGATATCGCCTGGCTGGTTCCCCATCAGGCCAACCTGCGGATCATTGACGCAACAGCAGAACGCATGGGATTACCCAAGGAAAAGGTTATGATCAATATTCAACGGTTTGGGAACACTACCGCAGCAACGATCCCTTTATGCTTATGGGAGTGGGAGCCTCAATTAAAAAAAGGAGACAAATTGGTACTGGCTGCTTTTGGCGGAGGGTTTACCTGGGGCGCCACATTAGTAGAATGGGCCTACGATCCTAAATAG
- a CDS encoding 4Fe-4S dicluster domain-containing protein produces MAIKITEECINCGACEPECPNNAIYEGGVEWTISDGNAVTGEYKLFNGSVVDAHFKNPPISDDTYYIVPDKCTECQGFHEEPQCASVCPVDCCVPDEQYQETVEELLAKKEKLHL; encoded by the coding sequence ATGGCAATAAAAATAACAGAAGAATGTATTAACTGCGGGGCTTGTGAACCTGAGTGTCCGAATAATGCAATTTACGAAGGCGGGGTGGAGTGGACCATTTCAGATGGCAATGCGGTAACCGGCGAATATAAATTATTTAACGGCAGTGTGGTGGATGCGCATTTTAAGAACCCGCCGATCAGTGATGATACTTATTATATTGTTCCCGATAAATGTACCGAATGCCAGGGATTTCATGAGGAGCCGCAATGTGCTTCCGTTTGCCCCGTGGATTGCTGCGTTCCGGATGAGCAATACCAGGAAACCGTTGAAGAATTACTGGCAAAAAAAGAAAAATTACATTTATAA
- a CDS encoding PASTA domain-containing protein, translating to MFKFITSRPLWVNIVAGVTLALALFSAVILSLGWLTHHNDAKTVPSVLGKTLPQAEKILSDAGFSIEVQDSVYIDSLKPLQVVRQIPDELDVVKSTRTVYLTINRAVPPLVEMPNIIGYSLRSAELTLQNLRLKLGDTTFKPDFAKNSVLQQLYNGVDIQPGAKIREGSKIDLVVGNGLGTSVSVPNLIGLTFGDAKAVLEGKGLGLGSVITSGGVTDTLNAFVYRQSPDRFDIDGTPRTIRPGQIVDIWLSLERPVVDSTSAGNGNKIDSSHTVHKDSTKKTSNIPKP from the coding sequence ATGTTTAAATTTATTACAAGCAGACCGCTGTGGGTAAATATTGTGGCCGGGGTTACTTTAGCATTGGCATTGTTTTCGGCCGTGATCCTTTCTTTAGGATGGTTAACGCATCACAATGACGCTAAAACAGTGCCGTCCGTGCTGGGAAAAACATTGCCGCAGGCGGAAAAAATATTGAGCGATGCCGGCTTTTCTATCGAAGTACAGGACAGTGTTTATATCGACAGCCTGAAACCGCTGCAGGTGGTACGGCAAATACCGGATGAGCTGGATGTGGTTAAATCTACCCGGACCGTTTATTTAACAATCAACCGGGCGGTGCCGCCGCTGGTTGAGATGCCCAATATCATTGGCTATAGTTTAAGAAGCGCGGAGCTTACCTTGCAAAATCTGAGGCTAAAACTGGGTGATACTACCTTTAAACCCGATTTTGCAAAAAATTCGGTATTGCAGCAATTGTACAATGGAGTGGATATTCAGCCGGGTGCAAAAATCCGTGAAGGCTCAAAAATAGACCTGGTTGTAGGCAATGGTTTGGGAACTTCCGTATCGGTGCCCAATCTGATCGGGCTAACCTTTGGTGATGCAAAGGCCGTGCTGGAAGGTAAAGGGCTTGGCCTGGGATCTGTTATAACCTCCGGTGGTGTTACGGATACTTTAAATGCTTTTGTGTACCGGCAAAGTCCCGACCGGTTTGATATTGATGGTACGCCCCGAACAATCCGGCCCGGGCAAATCGTTGACATCTGGCTAAGCCTGGAACGGCCGGTGGTAGATTCCACCAGTGCAGGAAATGGGAATAAGATCGATTCGTCTCATACGGTACATAAGGATTCAACTAAAAAAACTTCTAATATTCCAAAGCCATGA
- the ruvA gene encoding Holliday junction branch migration protein RuvA has product MYAYLKGNFVYKTPSTVVVDVNGVGYEVNISLNTFSKIEHADAGLLFVHLLVREDAQLLYGFAEAKEKEIFLGLISVSGIGAGTARLMLSYMKPEEIITAITHGDAKALERIKGIGKKTAERAVLELKDKLGKAGTDLTIEPLQSAGSSLMQDALGALMALGINRAMGEGAIRKTMAQEPGIGLEQLIKKALKSL; this is encoded by the coding sequence ATGTATGCTTATTTAAAAGGGAACTTTGTTTATAAAACACCATCGACGGTAGTTGTTGATGTTAATGGAGTAGGGTATGAAGTGAACATCAGTTTGAATACGTTTTCAAAAATAGAACATGCGGATGCCGGCTTGCTGTTTGTGCACCTTTTGGTGCGCGAAGATGCCCAACTGCTTTATGGTTTTGCTGAAGCAAAGGAAAAGGAAATTTTTTTGGGACTGATCAGCGTCTCCGGCATTGGCGCCGGGACGGCCCGCCTGATGCTTTCCTACATGAAGCCCGAGGAGATCATAACAGCCATTACCCACGGAGATGCAAAAGCCTTGGAGCGCATTAAAGGGATCGGGAAAAAAACGGCCGAGCGGGCGGTGTTGGAATTAAAAGATAAACTGGGGAAGGCTGGTACCGACCTTACTATTGAACCTTTACAAAGCGCCGGCTCTTCCCTGATGCAGGATGCACTGGGAGCCCTCATGGCGCTGGGGATCAACCGCGCGATGGGAGAAGGCGCTATCCGGAAAACGATGGCCCAGGAGCCGGGGATCGGGCTGGAGCAGCTCATTAAAAAAGCGCTAAAGAGCCTATAA
- a CDS encoding YceI family protein, which produces MKKTSFALAVLFLTATVSLQAQVLKPSDAESKVAFIARNMGMDVNGTFSGLKGTITINKTTPDKSNFDVTVEVATIKTGIDKRDAHLKTSDFFDAAKYPQIRLQSKRILPKSGDTYYAEAILTMHGISKEIKFDFIAKPVSGGYRLTGGFPLIRQDYKIGGSSMTLSDKVNIVLTVVAK; this is translated from the coding sequence ATGAAGAAAACGAGTTTTGCGTTGGCTGTGCTATTCTTGACGGCAACCGTTTCCTTACAAGCGCAGGTATTGAAACCATCCGATGCCGAAAGCAAAGTGGCTTTTATAGCGCGCAATATGGGAATGGATGTGAATGGTACTTTTTCGGGGTTGAAAGGAACCATTACAATAAACAAAACAACTCCGGATAAAAGTAATTTTGATGTTACGGTGGAGGTAGCCACCATTAAAACCGGGATCGATAAGCGGGACGCGCATTTGAAAACCTCCGATTTTTTTGATGCAGCAAAATACCCGCAGATCCGGCTGCAATCCAAACGGATCCTTCCTAAATCAGGCGACACTTACTATGCGGAAGCTATTTTAACCATGCATGGAATTTCAAAAGAAATAAAATTTGATTTTATTGCAAAGCCCGTTAGCGGGGGATACCGGCTGACCGGGGGCTTCCCGCTGATCCGCCAGGATTATAAGATCGGGGGCAGCAGCATGACCTTGAGTGATAAAGTGAATATTGTGTTGACGGTGGTGGCAAAATAA
- a CDS encoding rhodanese-like domain-containing protein, whose translation MNTITVEELKKRIDSGEKINLIDVREPAEYEEYNIGAKLIPLGQIQHMEVEELEPLKDEELIIHCRSGKRSAMACQLLESMGFKNTVNVEGGVLAWLEAFGN comes from the coding sequence ATGAATACAATCACAGTAGAAGAACTTAAAAAAAGAATAGACAGTGGGGAAAAAATAAACCTGATCGACGTACGGGAACCTGCTGAATATGAAGAATATAATATCGGCGCAAAACTGATCCCGCTCGGGCAGATCCAGCATATGGAAGTAGAGGAGCTGGAGCCGCTGAAAGACGAAGAGCTCATTATTCATTGCCGTAGCGGCAAAAGAAGCGCTATGGCCTGCCAGTTGCTGGAATCAATGGGTTTTAAAAATACCGTAAACGTAGAAGGAGGCGTGCTGGCCTGGCTGGAAGCATTTGGTAATTAA
- a CDS encoding acyl-CoA reductase translates to MRLAQRIELLVKLGQYMLGADEDWQEAKTLAFRKNGWFLPEFIDLAVKNIATSFLQEATLKKWTAAYPALAADTNPSQLVGLVMAGNIPMVGFHDMLCIFISGNKALVKASSKDETLIPHLVKKMIGWEPEVEQLISFAALLKGCDAYIATGSDNTAGYFDYYFSKYPSLIRRNRTSAAILTGRETTEELEGLADDVQLYFGRGCRNVTKLFVPEQYGFEPLLRIFQKYDYLSEVHKYKNNYDYNLALYLLNHRFYMSTPALLLVEDPSFFAPVSQLNYGYYSNRSDLAGELINNSSVQCIVGHGYIPFGIAQKPAIDQYADGADTLQFLLDLNA, encoded by the coding sequence ATGAGATTAGCGCAACGTATTGAATTATTAGTAAAATTGGGGCAGTATATGCTGGGAGCGGATGAAGATTGGCAGGAAGCGAAAACACTGGCCTTTAGAAAGAATGGATGGTTCCTTCCTGAATTTATCGATCTGGCGGTTAAAAATATCGCCACCAGTTTTTTGCAGGAAGCAACTTTGAAAAAATGGACCGCGGCCTACCCTGCCCTTGCTGCTGACACCAACCCATCGCAACTGGTTGGCCTGGTAATGGCGGGTAATATTCCGATGGTAGGATTTCATGATATGTTGTGCATTTTTATAAGCGGCAATAAAGCGCTGGTCAAAGCCTCCTCAAAAGATGAAACGCTGATACCCCACCTTGTAAAAAAAATGATCGGATGGGAACCGGAAGTGGAGCAACTCATCTCCTTTGCCGCTTTACTAAAAGGATGCGATGCCTATATTGCCACCGGAAGCGATAATACCGCGGGATATTTCGATTATTATTTTTCAAAATACCCAAGCCTCATCCGGCGCAACCGCACTTCGGCGGCCATATTAACGGGGAGGGAAACAACAGAAGAACTGGAAGGGCTGGCAGATGATGTACAATTGTATTTTGGACGGGGCTGCAGGAATGTAACCAAACTATTTGTGCCGGAACAATACGGGTTTGAGCCCCTGCTGCGGATATTTCAAAAATACGATTACCTTTCAGAGGTGCATAAGTACAAAAACAATTATGATTATAACCTGGCGCTCTACCTGCTGAACCACCGGTTTTACATGAGCACGCCGGCGTTGCTCCTGGTAGAGGACCCTTCTTTTTTCGCGCCTGTAAGTCAGCTTAATTACGGATACTATAGCAACAGATCAGATCTTGCCGGCGAATTGATCAATAATTCATCGGTGCAGTGCATTGTGGGGCACGGATATATCCCCTTCGGAATTGCACAAAAACCGGCCATTGATCAGTATGCCGACGGGGCGGATACCCTGCAGTTTTTATTGGACTTAAACGCCTAG